From a region of the Pseudanabaena sp. ABRG5-3 genome:
- a CDS encoding peroxiredoxin — MTLRLGDTVPDFTQDSTDGVINFHEWIGDSWAILFSHPKDFTPVCTTELGTVAKLKPEFDKRNIKAIALSVDGVESHKGWVGDIEETQSTKLNYPILADEDKKVSELYGMIHPNSSTGNTLTVRSVFIIDSNKKLRLTLTYPASTGRNFDEILRVIDSLQLTDNYSVATPANWKDGDDCVIVPSVSDEEAKTKFPKGFNPVKPYLRLTPQPNR, encoded by the coding sequence ATGACACTGCGTTTAGGCGATACCGTACCCGATTTTACTCAAGACTCTACTGATGGCGTGATTAATTTTCATGAGTGGATCGGTGATAGCTGGGCAATTCTATTTTCGCACCCTAAAGATTTCACCCCTGTTTGCACCACTGAGCTAGGAACCGTTGCGAAGCTCAAGCCAGAATTTGATAAGCGCAACATTAAGGCGATCGCTTTGAGTGTTGATGGTGTTGAATCTCACAAGGGATGGGTTGGCGATATTGAAGAAACCCAAAGCACTAAGCTTAACTACCCTATTCTTGCCGATGAAGACAAAAAAGTTTCTGAACTTTATGGCATGATCCACCCTAACTCTTCCACAGGCAATACTTTGACTGTGCGATCGGTATTTATCATTGATTCCAATAAGAAGCTTCGCCTTACCTTGACCTATCCTGCTAGCACAGGTCGTAACTTCGATGAAATTTTGCGCGTGATTGATTCACTGCAATTGACTGACAACTACAGCGTTGCGACACCTGCTAACTGGAAAGATGGTGATGACTGTGTGATTGTGCCTTCAGTTTCTGATGAGGAAGCTAAGACTAAATTTCCTAAAGGTTTCAATCCTGTTAAGCCATACTTGCGTTTGACTCCTCAGCCTAACAGATAA
- the psb28 gene encoding photosystem II reaction center protein Psb28, producing MTARIQLAIGIDEEASDVKITRSKDGDTSVAVFFFESPNCMTGPNAATNEILGMYMIDEEGEIITRNVNAKFINGKSAGIEAIHKINGQYEWERFLRFMNRYAEANGMSLNKA from the coding sequence ATGACAGCAAGAATACAGTTAGCGATCGGCATTGATGAAGAAGCTTCCGATGTGAAAATCACGCGGTCTAAGGATGGAGATACCAGTGTTGCTGTGTTTTTCTTTGAGTCGCCTAACTGTATGACTGGCCCAAATGCGGCTACTAACGAGATTTTGGGAATGTATATGATTGATGAAGAGGGTGAGATTATCACCCGCAATGTCAATGCTAAATTTATCAATGGTAAATCAGCAGGGATTGAGGCGATTCATAAAATTAATGGACAATACGAATGGGAACGCTTTTTGAGGTTTATGAATCGCTACGCTGAAGCAAATGGCATGAGTCTTAATAAAGCTTAA
- a CDS encoding EAL domain-containing protein, with the protein METEFDPLATAHIDLQIEEDFPEIRLEADKFELWFQPVYELATGNVLHNEVLVRWRDIQGNLRQPQELLLALQNTQLLCQLDRIVVEKSIEVLMQQPKVKVSINLSNEIFTDHKFPEQLHKWLSQYNVLAKRISFEIAEEMLCQMQPQAIALITELKMIGCSIVIDDFTGKYFSLLQLQELPISMIKLDRSFARKSLSPSQKQIAIAISYTSKVFQKQCIVKGIDDKYSLKFASELGVKGVQGYSLSQPQDNPKTFGLISLLISRIVASAIAILILLYIFKSLMGIDLFKDRHAWEVLSDFFESIFGGK; encoded by the coding sequence ATGGAAACCGAATTTGATCCCCTTGCCACTGCCCACATTGATCTTCAAATAGAGGAAGATTTTCCAGAGATTCGTTTAGAGGCAGATAAGTTTGAGTTGTGGTTTCAGCCTGTTTATGAATTGGCAACAGGCAATGTGCTGCACAATGAGGTGCTAGTCCGTTGGCGAGATATACAGGGGAATTTGAGACAGCCGCAGGAATTGTTACTAGCTCTCCAAAATACGCAGTTGCTCTGTCAATTGGATCGCATTGTTGTGGAAAAGTCCATTGAAGTCTTGATGCAGCAACCTAAAGTCAAAGTTTCGATCAATCTGTCCAACGAGATTTTTACAGATCACAAATTTCCTGAGCAACTCCATAAATGGCTCAGTCAATATAATGTATTGGCAAAACGCATCAGTTTTGAAATTGCAGAAGAAATGCTGTGCCAAATGCAACCACAGGCGATCGCATTGATCACAGAACTGAAAATGATTGGCTGTTCGATTGTAATTGATGACTTTACTGGCAAATATTTTTCCTTATTACAACTCCAAGAGCTACCAATCTCGATGATTAAGCTAGATCGCAGCTTTGCCCGAAAGTCTTTATCTCCATCTCAGAAGCAAATAGCGATCGCAATCTCTTACACCAGCAAAGTATTTCAAAAACAGTGCATTGTCAAAGGTATTGATGATAAGTACTCTTTGAAATTTGCTAGTGAGCTAGGAGTAAAAGGGGTGCAGGGATATTCCCTCAGTCAACCCCAAGACAATCCCAAAACTTTTGGATTGATTAGCTTGCTGATCTCTAGAATTGTTGCTAGTGCGATCGCGATTCTGATTTTGTTATATATTTTCAAAAGTTTGATGGGGATTGACCTTTTTAAAGATCGTCATGCGTGGGAAGTACTTTCAGATTTTTTTGAATCCATCTTTGGCGGTAAGTAA
- a CDS encoding NIL domain-containing protein, with the protein MLAAECIDSRATVNIEEKRRTTTRIAMRVPRSCYGEPIISRLSCEHGLTVTIIAALLGENPEDDGWFTLELTGTTQQIQSGIIYLEELDLEIWDKTAVEDESW; encoded by the coding sequence ATGCTAGCGGCGGAATGCATCGATTCCAGAGCTACCGTAAATATAGAGGAAAAGCGACGGACGACTACACGTATAGCTATGCGCGTACCGAGAAGTTGCTACGGAGAGCCAATTATCTCTCGCCTCTCCTGTGAACACGGGCTGACTGTGACTATCATTGCTGCACTTCTTGGAGAAAATCCAGAAGATGATGGCTGGTTCACCTTAGAACTAACTGGAACAACACAACAAATACAAAGTGGAATTATTTATCTAGAAGAGCTAGATTTAGAAATTTGGGATAAAACAGCCGTCGAAGACGAAAGCTGGTAA
- the mutS gene encoding DNA mismatch repair protein MutS, whose amino-acid sequence MAELVLSSAHINRAALTPMMQHYIEMKEQYPHAVMLYRLGDFFEAFFEDAELIARELELVLTGRDGGKAIGRIAMAGIPHHALDRYANQLVEKGYSIAVCDQMESAAEAQGLVRREVTRVITPGTVIEEGMLAAKKNNFLAAIANGGDNWGLAYSDISTGEFAVTQLSSTEHLIQELLRLQPAEVLIPIDVPNPQLFRGSKAEKAADFWEGIGQKKQSSLPEPYNALPESFCYTPRSQSSFALAEAKQRILDTFRVRSLEGFGCQSLPLAIRAAGGILEYLESTQKSVKMPLQGISTYAIADYLILDNQTRRNLEITQTVRDGTFYSSLLWALDKTTTGMGSRALRRWLLQPLKDIAAINERLDTISELYKQHSLRKNLRSCLSQIYDIERLCSRIGAGTANGRDLIAVAVSLDRMRDVADVVANSNSRYLKALQSVPSELLQLGAQLQKTLVEEPPIYITEGNIIRSGVNEQLDHLRQQSRDDVEWLAAFEKQEKERTGINTLKVGFNKAFGYYISISRGKSDQAPADYIRKQTLTNEERYITPELKERETRILNADNELKQLEYDIFVELRSLAAKHIEPMRTLATALAAADVLCSLAEVAVTYNYCRPELKSDRSISIQNGRHPVVEQSLPAGFFVPNSTYLGHEQQSPDRPDLIVLTGPNMSGKSIYLRQVGLIQLMAQVGSFVPAEAATLGICDRIFTRVGAVDDLATGQSTFMVEMNETANILNHAKENSLVLLDEIGRGTSTFDGMAIAWSVAEYIANKIKARGIFATHYHELNELASLLPNVANFQVTVKELEDEIIFLHQVQEGGADRSYGIEVGRLAGLPPSVISRAKQVLEQIAKNSHIATGLRSGGSEKITNKSGDKSSKVSSKPKRDLTQESQMTIDGLLTAKDGFKKI is encoded by the coding sequence ATGGCTGAATTAGTTCTGTCCTCGGCTCATATTAATCGCGCTGCCCTCACACCCATGATGCAGCACTATATCGAAATGAAGGAGCAGTATCCCCATGCGGTGATGCTGTATCGATTAGGCGATTTTTTTGAGGCATTTTTTGAGGATGCAGAGCTGATTGCGCGGGAATTAGAACTAGTCCTGACGGGGCGCGATGGTGGTAAAGCAATTGGTCGGATTGCGATGGCAGGAATTCCCCACCATGCCCTCGATCGCTATGCCAATCAGTTAGTCGAAAAAGGCTACTCGATCGCTGTTTGCGATCAAATGGAATCGGCAGCAGAGGCACAGGGACTAGTCCGCCGCGAAGTCACGCGAGTAATTACCCCCGGAACCGTGATCGAAGAGGGGATGCTGGCGGCGAAGAAAAATAATTTTTTGGCAGCGATCGCTAATGGTGGCGATAACTGGGGCTTAGCCTATAGCGATATTTCCACAGGTGAATTTGCGGTCACACAGCTAAGTAGCACCGAGCATTTAATTCAAGAACTCTTACGATTGCAACCTGCGGAAGTTCTCATTCCCATTGATGTGCCGAATCCGCAATTGTTTCGTGGCTCTAAAGCCGAAAAAGCCGCCGATTTTTGGGAAGGCATCGGACAGAAAAAACAATCTTCACTGCCTGAGCCTTACAACGCTTTGCCTGAGAGCTTTTGCTATACGCCGCGATCGCAATCCTCTTTTGCTTTAGCCGAAGCCAAACAACGGATTCTCGATACATTTCGGGTGCGATCGCTAGAGGGATTTGGCTGTCAGTCTTTGCCCTTAGCCATCCGCGCCGCAGGGGGGATTTTAGAATATTTAGAATCCACGCAAAAAAGCGTAAAGATGCCCTTGCAAGGGATTTCTACCTATGCGATCGCCGATTATTTGATTCTCGATAACCAAACGCGCCGCAATTTAGAAATTACCCAAACCGTGCGGGATGGGACTTTCTATAGTTCGCTTCTTTGGGCTTTAGATAAAACAACGACAGGCATGGGTAGTCGGGCTTTGAGGCGTTGGCTATTGCAACCTCTCAAGGATATTGCCGCGATTAACGAACGTCTTGATACGATTTCGGAATTATATAAACAACATTCTCTCCGTAAGAATCTCAGAAGTTGTTTGAGTCAAATTTACGATATTGAAAGGCTATGCAGTCGCATTGGTGCAGGCACGGCAAATGGACGTGATCTCATCGCTGTAGCCGTATCCTTAGATCGAATGCGTGATGTTGCCGATGTTGTCGCCAATTCCAATTCCCGCTATTTAAAGGCTCTGCAATCCGTACCATCGGAACTGCTGCAATTGGGCGCACAGTTGCAAAAAACGCTAGTGGAAGAACCGCCGATTTATATTACGGAAGGAAATATTATTCGGTCGGGAGTGAATGAGCAGTTAGATCATTTGCGCCAACAGAGTCGTGATGATGTAGAATGGTTGGCAGCCTTTGAGAAACAGGAAAAAGAACGGACGGGTATTAATACGCTAAAAGTTGGCTTTAACAAGGCTTTTGGCTATTACATCAGTATCTCGCGGGGCAAGAGCGATCAAGCTCCCGCTGACTATATCCGCAAGCAAACTCTGACTAATGAAGAGCGTTATATTACTCCTGAACTAAAGGAACGGGAAACGCGGATTCTCAATGCAGATAATGAATTGAAGCAATTGGAATATGATATTTTTGTGGAATTGCGATCGCTTGCCGCCAAACATATCGAACCGATGCGAACTCTGGCGACAGCCCTCGCCGCCGCCGATGTGCTATGTAGCCTCGCCGAAGTTGCTGTCACCTATAACTATTGCCGGCCTGAATTAAAGAGCGATCGCTCAATCTCTATCCAAAACGGTCGTCATCCTGTCGTTGAGCAGTCCCTACCCGCAGGCTTTTTCGTTCCCAATTCCACCTATCTCGGTCATGAACAACAATCACCCGATCGCCCCGATCTAATTGTGCTAACTGGCCCCAATATGAGTGGCAAAAGTATCTATTTGCGCCAAGTGGGACTGATTCAATTAATGGCGCAGGTAGGTAGCTTTGTCCCTGCGGAGGCGGCAACTTTGGGAATATGCGATCGCATTTTTACCCGTGTTGGTGCGGTCGATGACCTTGCCACAGGACAATCCACATTTATGGTGGAAATGAATGAAACTGCGAATATTCTCAACCATGCTAAAGAGAATTCCCTAGTACTGCTCGATGAAATTGGGCGCGGTACTTCTACCTTTGATGGTATGGCGATCGCATGGTCAGTTGCTGAATATATTGCCAATAAAATCAAGGCTAGGGGCATATTCGCCACCCATTATCACGAACTAAACGAACTTGCCAGTCTCCTCCCTAATGTGGCGAATTTTCAAGTCACAGTTAAGGAATTGGAAGATGAAATTATTTTCCTGCACCAAGTTCAAGAGGGCGGCGCAGATCGCTCCTATGGTATCGAGGTGGGGCGCTTGGCTGGTTTACCACCCAGTGTGATTAGTCGCGCTAAACAGGTATTAGAACAAATCGCTAAAAACAGCCATATTGCCACAGGCTTGCGATCGGGCGGTTCTGAGAAAATAACAAATAAATCTGGTGACAAATCCTCCAAGGTATCATCAAAACCCAAGAGAGATTTAACTCAAGAATCCCAAATGACCATTGATGGTTTACTTACCGCCAAAGATGGATTCAAAAAAATCTGA
- a CDS encoding O-antigen ligase family protein, whose protein sequence is MFWKPTEDQEIQLEWKWLQSMAILLPISNVFLPFFTSLLALFVLFRRGWKAIATPISIAYLSLSVWMLLTTITAFDVGIAAGGLANFLPYFLLAAITSYIIRTPSQFIHFLWLLVLSSIFVSGFGILQAIINRPEWIFPKVIFESYPIPMGFSPDRRIQSFFGHFNETAVYLLTLIPIAFHFALGKVKSISKSQLWIAIIALALGICVLILTGSRNAWVLAILEFVVIALYYRQWKLVAGFGFGMLIIAWAVFGQKFGLGGEALRSLLPEGFVNRLASTVDPKLGDYASTANRLNAWQFALSLISQHPIQGWGLRNFPLVAKSMNYDLHGLPHEHNLFLAIAVGSGIPALLGFISIMIWTIWKSLKSKLAQATEGTMVIAAISITACLLSGWLDLVFYEPRISMLLWSLLGAMYGLAGLTTTAKDNGNRI, encoded by the coding sequence ATGTTTTGGAAACCGACTGAAGATCAGGAAATACAGTTGGAGTGGAAATGGTTACAAAGTATGGCGATTTTGCTGCCAATCAGTAATGTATTTTTGCCATTTTTCACATCATTGTTAGCATTGTTTGTCTTGTTTCGTCGTGGCTGGAAAGCGATCGCCACACCAATTAGCATTGCCTATTTAAGTTTGTCAGTCTGGATGCTCTTGACGACAATTACCGCTTTTGATGTTGGTATTGCCGCAGGTGGATTAGCTAATTTTCTACCCTATTTTCTCTTAGCTGCCATTACTAGCTACATTATTCGCACCCCTTCCCAATTCATCCACTTCTTGTGGTTATTAGTCCTTAGTTCTATTTTTGTGAGTGGGTTTGGAATTTTGCAAGCAATTATTAATCGTCCTGAATGGATCTTTCCCAAGGTGATTTTTGAGAGTTATCCAATCCCGATGGGCTTTAGTCCCGATCGCCGCATTCAGTCATTCTTTGGACATTTTAATGAAACCGCAGTTTACTTATTAACTCTTATTCCGATCGCATTTCATTTTGCCCTTGGAAAAGTTAAAAGCATTTCTAAATCCCAACTTTGGATTGCCATAATTGCGCTTGCTTTGGGAATCTGTGTACTCATTCTTACAGGTTCTCGAAATGCTTGGGTATTAGCAATTTTAGAGTTTGTCGTCATTGCTTTGTACTACCGTCAATGGAAACTTGTGGCAGGGTTTGGATTTGGGATGTTAATAATTGCATGGGCTGTATTTGGGCAGAAATTTGGGTTAGGAGGGGAAGCATTGCGATCGCTATTACCAGAAGGATTTGTGAATCGCCTTGCTAGCACTGTCGATCCCAAATTAGGCGACTATGCTTCCACTGCTAATCGCTTAAATGCTTGGCAATTTGCGCTCTCGCTGATTTCGCAACATCCGATTCAAGGTTGGGGTTTACGCAATTTTCCCCTTGTTGCCAAATCGATGAACTATGATTTGCATGGTTTGCCCCATGAGCATAATTTGTTCTTAGCGATCGCTGTTGGTTCTGGAATCCCTGCACTGTTAGGATTTATCAGCATTATGATCTGGACAATTTGGAAATCTCTTAAATCCAAGCTTGCTCAAGCTACTGAAGGCACAATGGTCATAGCAGCGATCAGCATTACCGCATGTTTACTATCGGGGTGGTTAGACTTAGTATTTTATGAACCACGTATTAGTATGCTGTTGTGGTCTTTGCTTGGCGCTATGTATGGACTAGCTGGACTAACCACAACCGCAAAAGATAATGGAAACCGAATTTGA
- a CDS encoding glucose-1-phosphate thymidylyltransferase encodes MKALILSGGKGTRLRPLTYTGAKQLVPVANKPILWYCIESIVAAGITDIGIIISPETGEEVKTKTGHGDRFGAKIEYILQAEPLGLAHAVKIAQPFLGDDSFIMFLGDNLIESQLEKFLANFQQKQLDALILLRQVADPTAFGVATVDESGKVLQLVEKPKNPASNLALVGVYFFKNTIHTAIAQIAPSARGELEITDAIQKLIDTDKNVAASELEGWWLDTGKKDDILAANQIVLDARLKSKNLGEVDADSNISGRVEIGAGSKVTNCKIRGPVVIGENCHLEHAYIGPYTSISDRVTIIDTDIEHSVILNDTNITGIHQRIVDSVLGQRVKMQVSPKRPQALRFLVGDDSQLEIM; translated from the coding sequence ATGAAAGCTCTCATTCTCTCTGGTGGTAAAGGCACAAGACTACGACCACTCACCTATACAGGCGCAAAACAACTAGTACCTGTAGCTAATAAGCCGATTCTTTGGTATTGCATTGAAAGTATTGTTGCGGCAGGGATTACGGATATTGGCATTATCATTAGTCCTGAGACTGGTGAAGAAGTAAAAACCAAAACAGGCCATGGCGATCGCTTTGGCGCGAAAATTGAATATATCCTGCAAGCCGAACCCTTAGGACTAGCCCATGCGGTTAAAATCGCCCAGCCATTCCTTGGTGATGATTCTTTCATCATGTTTCTCGGTGATAACTTAATCGAATCGCAATTGGAGAAGTTTTTAGCTAATTTCCAGCAGAAACAACTAGATGCCCTAATTTTATTGAGACAAGTAGCTGATCCCACTGCTTTTGGGGTTGCGACCGTTGACGAATCGGGCAAGGTGCTGCAACTAGTGGAAAAGCCAAAGAATCCTGCATCGAATCTGGCGCTAGTCGGCGTGTATTTCTTTAAAAATACGATTCATACGGCGATCGCCCAAATTGCACCATCGGCTAGAGGTGAATTAGAAATTACCGATGCGATCCAGAAGCTAATTGACACTGATAAAAATGTAGCCGCTTCAGAACTAGAGGGTTGGTGGCTAGATACAGGTAAAAAGGATGACATTCTCGCTGCCAACCAGATTGTGCTGGATGCCCGACTGAAATCTAAGAATCTAGGCGAAGTTGATGCTGACAGCAATATTAGCGGGCGAGTCGAAATTGGAGCAGGCTCTAAAGTTACTAACTGCAAAATTCGAGGTCCCGTAGTAATTGGCGAAAATTGTCATCTCGAACATGCCTATATCGGTCCCTATACGAGCATTAGCGATCGCGTCACGATTATTGATACTGATATCGAACATAGTGTGATCCTCAATGACACTAATATTACGGGTATCCATCAGCGCATCGTTGATAGTGTGCTTGGACAGAGAGTAAAAATGCAGGTTTCACCTAAGCGTCCACAAGCATTACGATTTCTCGTTGGTGATGATTCTCAACTGGAAATTATGTAA
- the purU gene encoding formyltetrahydrofolate deformylase: protein MTMTTATLLVSCPDQKGLVAKISDWVFSHGGNILHADQHSDSTAGLFLMRVEWELDSFDLAREEIAPTFEKLAIDIHAKWNIHFSDYVRRIAIFVSKQDHCLYDLILRQRSHELDAVIPVVISNHPDLEKVAHNFGINYHHLAINPENKLEQEKKQLDLLKQYKIDLVVLAKYMQVLSPDFLSKFSQVINIHHSFLPAFAGANPYQRAYKRGVKIIGATAHYVTDELDEGPIIEQDVIRVSHRDSVTDLIRKGKDLERIVLARAVRQHLQNRVLVYGQSASSGLGLRTVVFD, encoded by the coding sequence ATAACTATGACAACTGCAACTTTACTTGTTTCTTGTCCAGATCAAAAAGGCTTAGTCGCAAAAATCTCGGACTGGGTGTTTTCCCACGGTGGCAATATTCTCCATGCCGATCAACATTCTGATAGTACGGCGGGACTATTTTTAATGCGGGTTGAATGGGAATTAGATAGCTTTGATTTGGCGCGAGAAGAGATTGCACCGACCTTTGAAAAATTGGCGATCGATATCCATGCGAAATGGAATATTCATTTTTCGGACTATGTGCGCCGTATTGCTATTTTTGTCTCGAAGCAGGATCACTGTTTGTATGATTTGATCCTGCGGCAGCGATCGCATGAACTTGATGCCGTGATCCCCGTTGTTATTAGTAACCATCCTGATTTAGAAAAGGTCGCGCATAACTTTGGGATTAATTATCATCACCTTGCGATCAATCCTGAAAATAAGTTGGAGCAAGAGAAAAAACAATTAGATTTGTTGAAGCAATACAAAATTGATTTGGTGGTTCTGGCGAAATATATGCAGGTGCTTAGCCCAGATTTTCTGTCGAAGTTTTCGCAAGTAATTAATATCCACCATTCATTTTTGCCTGCCTTTGCGGGAGCCAATCCCTATCAAAGAGCCTATAAGCGTGGGGTAAAGATTATTGGGGCAACGGCTCATTATGTAACCGATGAACTCGATGAGGGCCCAATTATTGAACAGGATGTGATTCGGGTGTCCCATCGCGATTCAGTTACCGATCTGATTCGTAAAGGTAAAGACTTAGAGCGAATTGTTTTGGCTAGGGCTGTAAGACAGCATTTACAAAACCGAGTCTTGGTTTATGGTCAATCTGCTAGCTCAGGTTTGGGTCTGAGGACTGTAGTATTTGATTAG
- a CDS encoding SAM-dependent methyltransferase — protein sequence MILDQIVPFGRSKTEYELMFALSDGDRHKSIIGIGDGPASFNAEMTSAGYRVTSIDPIYQFTASEIKSRFDACVDNIIEQVRNTPDNWVWSYHKSPDDLRANREKAIALFLEDYDRGKAEGRYIKAELPKLEFPNQQFQLALCSHFLFLYSDHLSFEFHLESIRELCRIAEEVRIFPLLTLAQVRSPYIDQICSLLASEGISSEIVQVPYELQKGGNQAVILRQ from the coding sequence ATGATATTAGATCAGATTGTGCCTTTTGGAAGGTCAAAGACTGAATATGAGTTGATGTTTGCATTGTCAGATGGCGATCGCCATAAATCCATCATTGGTATTGGCGATGGACCCGCGAGTTTTAATGCCGAGATGACTAGCGCAGGTTATCGAGTTACATCGATAGATCCCATATATCAATTTACGGCAAGCGAAATCAAAAGCCGCTTTGATGCTTGTGTAGACAATATTATTGAGCAGGTGCGGAATACGCCAGATAATTGGGTATGGAGCTATCACAAGTCTCCTGATGATTTACGTGCTAATCGCGAAAAGGCGATCGCGTTATTTCTAGAAGACTATGATCGCGGCAAAGCTGAAGGGAGGTATATCAAGGCTGAATTGCCAAAACTAGAATTTCCTAATCAACAATTTCAGCTTGCACTTTGCTCCCATTTTCTATTTCTCTATTCCGATCATCTAAGTTTTGAGTTCCATTTAGAATCAATTCGTGAACTCTGTCGCATTGCCGAAGAAGTTAGGATTTTTCCATTATTAACGCTTGCTCAAGTGCGATCGCCTTATATCGATCAAATATGTAGCCTTTTAGCTAGCGAAGGCATTAGTTCAGAAATTGTGCAAGTTCCCTACGAATTACAAAAGGGTGGCAATCAAGCAGTTATCTTGCGGCAATAA
- a CDS encoding MGMT family protein: MTKAATSYDRIYEIVRQIPRGYVATYGQIAELANLARKARVVGYALYRVDMQALDVPWQRVVNAKGEISLSPLRFGTDYLQRSLLEAEGIIFSPTGKIDLRKYLWKPDLG, from the coding sequence ATGACCAAAGCAGCAACAAGTTACGATCGCATTTACGAAATTGTGCGTCAAATTCCACGAGGTTATGTGGCTACCTATGGACAGATTGCTGAGCTTGCCAATTTAGCGAGAAAAGCCCGTGTAGTCGGCTATGCACTCTATCGTGTAGATATGCAAGCTTTAGATGTGCCTTGGCAACGGGTAGTGAATGCCAAGGGAGAAATTTCACTTTCGCCTTTACGCTTTGGAACCGACTACTTACAGCGATCGCTTCTTGAGGCAGAAGGAATTATTTTCAGTCCCACAGGTAAAATCGATCTACGCAAATATTTATGGAAACCTGATTTAGGATAG